Within the Desulfosalsimonas propionicica genome, the region GAGTGCCGGCGAACTGCTGGAAAAAATGGCTGCCGCAGGCAGACCTCCGTCCGGAGATGAGGTGGAGGCCCTGGAAGGGGTCATTTCCGGGCTCCAGGACATTTCCGAACGCAACCTGGCCGATGACCAGCCGGTCTTCCCAGAAGGCTTTGCCCCTGCGGCCGGGGCCAAAGCCGATGAAGCTTCCAATGCTGCGGCAGGCGAGGCGGCCAATCCGGCCTCTGCCGTGGACCAGGAAATTCTGGACGAGTACCTGGCCCAGCAGGATACCGTGGTCTCCGAGATCGAGGATCTGGTGCTGTCATTTGAACACCAGGCAGACGCCCGGGTTTTAACGGCATTAAAGCGCATTTTGCACACGGCCAAGGGTGAAGCGGGCGTTCTTGGGTTAAATCCCATTGAGCGGGTATGCCATCGGGTGGAGGATTATATTCAAAAAGATGAGCAGCACCTGCAGGCGGACTTGCTCCTGGAGTTCAAGGACTGGTTTGAGCAAAGCATTTCCGCGCTAAAGCAGGGCCAGGAAATTCTTTTGGCAGACAACCTGCTTGAGGCCCTGGACACAGCCATCTATTCACCGCCTGGCCCAGCAGAAAAAGATCAGGCCCCAAAATCCGCTCCTGATCCCGCGCCGGAACCGGAACCGGAACAGGAATCCGACCCGGTCCCTGAATCTCCTCAGGAGCCGGAGCCGCAGACGTCATGTACCCAACCGGAGCAAAACAGGCCGGAACAGGACAGTGAAATGGCGTCCCTGATGTCTGCGGTGGAAATCGAGGATCCGGAAATCACGGCGGATTTTATCTCAGAGGCCAACGAGCATTTTGAAATTTCAGATGAAAACCTGCTGACCCTGGAAAATGATCCGGAAAACGAGGAGGCCATTGCTTCAATTTTCCGGGCCTTTCACACCATCAAGGGCACAACCTCCTTTCTCGGGCTCACCCCGGTTTCCACCCTTGCCCACAAGGCGGAAAACCTGCTCGACGAGGTGCGCAAAAAGCGCATCGCCTTTGACGGCCAGGTGGTGGATGCCACGTTTAACGCCCTGGACCTGCTGAAAAAAATGAACAAGGACCTGGAGACCGCCCTGGGAGCAGACGGGATGTACACCCCCCCGCCTGAACTGCCCGACGTGTTTGTCCAGCTCAAGGCTGCTCTGGGAAACGGGGATGCATCTCCCAAAGCCAAGCCATCCCCGGAGGCCGCGCCACTGGAAAACAAAAAATCTGAGCCGTTGGCCGCAGATCCCTTGTTGGATACCGGCCGCGAGGCTGCTGCGGATACCGTAACCGAGGCTGCACCGCCGGCCGCCGAGGCTGCGGCTGCCGGCGGTGCTTCGGCTTATGCCGGCAAAACCGTCCGCCAGACCATGAAAATCGATGCTGACCGCATTGATCTGCTG harbors:
- a CDS encoding Hpt domain-containing protein; the encoded protein is MTKNQMQTAKEKIGPLVEKAAEALVMGDLSDASAAGDLAVAFTEVAVALDEDFPRASRAARSAGELLEKMAAAGRPPSGDEVEALEGVISGLQDISERNLADDQPVFPEGFAPAAGAKADEASNAAAGEAANPASAVDQEILDEYLAQQDTVVSEIEDLVLSFEHQADARVLTALKRILHTAKGEAGVLGLNPIERVCHRVEDYIQKDEQHLQADLLLEFKDWFEQSISALKQGQEILLADNLLEALDTAIYSPPGPAEKDQAPKSAPDPAPEPEPEQESDPVPESPQEPEPQTSCTQPEQNRPEQDSEMASLMSAVEIEDPEITADFISEANEHFEISDENLLTLENDPENEEAIASIFRAFHTIKGTTSFLGLTPVSTLAHKAENLLDEVRKKRIAFDGQVVDATFNALDLLKKMNKDLETALGADGMYTPPPELPDVFVQLKAALGNGDASPKAKPSPEAAPLENKKSEPLAADPLLDTGREAAADTVTEAAPPAAEAAAAGGASAYAGKTVRQTMKIDADRIDLLLETIGELVIVESIVSQEAGERRTEARELERNLAQLKKITRSLQDIGMSMRLIPIDNTFRKMGRLVRDLAKKSGKKIELTMEGRETELDKGMVEKLGDPLVHMIRNAVDHGIEPTADDRVAAGKPATGTIVLKAYHQGGNIHIDITDDGRGLDRDAISAKAKERGLITSDENMTDEEIYALIFEPGFSTAKQITDVSGRGVGMDVVKSNIESMRGNVRIRSQKGVGSTFTLVLPLTMAIIDGMIVRAGSERYILPLLSIIESFQPTRKMITKVSGKGETVPFRQRLLPLFRLATMFDIHDAQSDPTQALVVVLEDAGRQIALLVDELLGQNQTVIKNLGQGLKHVDGIAGASIMPDGTPGLIVDVNGLVKLATA